A segment of the Terriglobia bacterium genome:
AGCCAGCCACCTGTTGGATTTCTGCATGAAACCCCCCTTGGGGTATTGGACGGCCGGCGCATATAGTAAGTGAGGAGTCCTTGCATGCATATCGTGTCATTGGCCTTTTTATTGTTGGCCGTGCAACGCCCCGAGATCCCAGCGCAACAACCGCCGGTCATTGTGGTTACAGGCACTTCCGAGGTACTGGCCGTTCCGGATGAAGCCATCATTCGCCTGGGCATTGTCCGCCAGGCCACTGCCGCAGAAGCGGCGCAACAGCAGGCCAATTCCGTTGCGCAAGAGATTCTCAAAGCGATTTCGGCTGCCGGTGTGCCCTCCAAAGATGTCCAGACTGCCCGGCTCGTTTTGTCGCCGGTCTACAATTCACGAAACGCGGAGCAGCGCATCGTTTCTTACAATGCGGCGAATACGGTGTCGATTCGACTGGACAACCTCGGCATCGTGGGCAACGTCGTCGATGCCGGCCTCAAGGCAGGAGCAAACCAGCTCGAAGGAGTTCAGTTCCGCTTGAAAAATGAGTTGCCGTCACGCGAACAGGCGCTGAGAGAAGCGGTCCAGGAGGCGCGCGGCAAGGCGCAGGCCATGGCGGATGCGCTCCATGTGAATCTTGCGGAAGTGCTGGAAGCGACCGAAGGCGGGGTGTCCGTCGTTCCCCGGGTCCAGCCGCTTTTGGCAACCGCTTCACAGGCCGTCGTTTCGACGCCGGTATCGCCCGGAGAAATTGAGGTCCGGGCGAACGTCACAATTCGCTATCGAATATCTCCGAAGCCGTAACTCCGTGGCTCAACAGGTTGTCCGATAAGCGTACGCCATGTCTTGCGTGGAGAACGCGAATCCCGCCCGGCCTTCCGGATCCAACGCGATCAATCCGCCGCGCCCGCCGGTCTTCCGCGTCAGCAGAGCGATGGCTTCGTTCGCCGCAATGTCCGGCCGTTTTCCCGCCACAATAAAGTCGTTCACCGCTTTTGCCAGAACGACTTTCATGATGGATTCACCGTGGCCCGTGCACGACACAGCGCCTCCGGTATTGTCCGCGTAACAGCCGCAGCCCACGAGCGCGGAATCGCCGACCCGGCCCGGATACTTGTACAGCGTCCCGCCGGTCGATGTGCCTGAAGCAAGATTTCCTGTCGCATCCAAGGCCACCGCTCCGACCGTTCCGAAATGCACGACGGCTCCCGACAACGACGCCCACAAATCCGCTTCGGCCTTCGTGATCAATTCATTTGCGTCGCACAACGCCAGCCCCTGTTCGACGGCAAAGCGCTCGGCGCCATAGCCGGCAAGCAACATGTGTTCACTTTTTTCGAGAATCAGCCTGGCCAGGCGGATCGGATTGCGAATGCGCTCGACAGCAATGGCGGCTCCGGACTTGAGGGTCGAGCCGTCCATCAGAATCGCGTCGAGCTGAACGTTGCCGTCCCGGTTGAGGTGGGAACCGATTCCCGCATCGAAGACAGGTTCATCCTCGAGTTCGATGATGGCTTCTTCACAGGCAGCAAGAGCGGAGCCGCCGCTCTCGAGAATCGCCCAACCGCGATTCAGTGCGCGCTGGACCCCGTGTTGACAGGTCTCGCGAAGGCCGGCCGGGATATCCCACGCTCCGCCGTGAACAATGAGCGAAATGTTCCCCACGAAAAAAGTATATGCCGGAGGAAAATAGGGACGTCCCCATTTTCCTCAGCCCTTACGGCGATCGCTTTCCTGGAGGACTGTGGCGTAGTTGATGCCGAGAAATGTGATCGTCGGCATCACGCGGCCCTTCACGCCGACTGTCGCTCCTTTGCTTGGAACGCCACGGCTGTTGGCGTAGACCCAGAGCGAACCGGTGCCGTCGTCCACCTGATAAATGCCATGGCCGAATGCTCCGATCGATTGCATTACTCTGCCCGCCACAACCACCTCTTTGTTCATGAAACGTCCGGGATCGGCGTTGATTTGGCTGATTTGCTGCCGCTCGCACCCGATCAGGATCAGCCCCAGAATGACAAGGGCGGCGGCGAATGTGATTTTCCTGGCTCTCATAAATCCGGCTCCGTTCCGAGCCGCGAGCCTCAAACCGGCCCATGGAAGCGGTCGTACCGGTTCGAGGTCACGGCTCGAAATCTCATATTTGGACGCCCTCATCGAAGGTTTGAAAGCATTGCGGGTCGTTTTCCCGTTCATGAGAACGCCCGTACCGCCCGAAGTCCATCCAAATACCTCTGTAATTGTTTGACGCTATTGGCTCGGGACAGTAAACGACCACTCCGGCAAAGAGTTTGCAGCTACTTCCTGTGACTGTAAAGATTGAGGAGGGAAAGAATGTCCGTTAGCAAATCAGGACTGATTCTGTTTTCGAGCTTCCTTATCTTTGCTATGGCGCCCCTAGCGCCTGCTCAACAAACTTCACATCAAGACACCAACACGACTACCACGCAACAGCAGACGCAAAAGAAAACTACGGCATGGAAAGAGAACAAAACGAAAAGCGGCATGTCTCATAACAAAGTCCGTGAGACTCA
Coding sequences within it:
- a CDS encoding SIMPL domain-containing protein (The SIMPL domain is named for its presence in mouse protein SIMPL (signalling molecule that associates with mouse pelle-like kinase). Bacterial member BP26, from Brucella, was shown to assemble into a channel-like structure, while YggE from E. coli has been associated with resistance to oxidative stress.); translated protein: MHIVSLAFLLLAVQRPEIPAQQPPVIVVTGTSEVLAVPDEAIIRLGIVRQATAAEAAQQQANSVAQEILKAISAAGVPSKDVQTARLVLSPVYNSRNAEQRIVSYNAANTVSIRLDNLGIVGNVVDAGLKAGANQLEGVQFRLKNELPSREQALREAVQEARGKAQAMADALHVNLAEVLEATEGGVSVVPRVQPLLATASQAVVSTPVSPGEIEVRANVTIRYRISPKP
- a CDS encoding isoaspartyl peptidase/L-asparaginase, giving the protein MGNISLIVHGGAWDIPAGLRETCQHGVQRALNRGWAILESGGSALAACEEAIIELEDEPVFDAGIGSHLNRDGNVQLDAILMDGSTLKSGAAIAVERIRNPIRLARLILEKSEHMLLAGYGAERFAVEQGLALCDANELITKAEADLWASLSGAVVHFGTVGAVALDATGNLASGTSTGGTLYKYPGRVGDSALVGCGCYADNTGGAVSCTGHGESIMKVVLAKAVNDFIVAGKRPDIAANEAIALLTRKTGGRGGLIALDPEGRAGFAFSTQDMAYAYRTTC
- a CDS encoding OB-fold nucleic acid binding domain-containing protein, yielding MRARKITFAAALVILGLILIGCERQQISQINADPGRFMNKEVVVAGRVMQSIGAFGHGIYQVDDGTGSLWVYANSRGVPSKGATVGVKGRVMPTITFLGINYATVLQESDRRKG